From Tripterygium wilfordii isolate XIE 37 chromosome 16, ASM1340144v1, whole genome shotgun sequence, one genomic window encodes:
- the LOC119980729 gene encoding aspartic proteinase nepenthesin-1-like, which yields MPSNIPFYSLLLVVLLATLALFVSPTHLTPQQEQEHQNQKQKNSGFRVKLKQVDSGKNLTQFERIQDGIKRGQHRLQKITNRSSYHDLRAISSPVSPRDVSIFSIEFSIGTPRKTQSVLLDTGSDLLWIQCEPCINCYKQNNPIFYPNQSLSFINLSSSSELCKALPELVPTDEGCEYYYKYLKGSYTSGIMARENFTFGDVIVPNIGFGCGVDNEGRGFSPGSGIVGLGRGLLSLVSQLKETKFAYCLPSFDDPNNSGTLWIGSLERILIGELKTTPLIGNWFEPSHYYISLRGISIGGTKINIEKSIALKDDGTGGIFIDSGTPVTHLEENAYGLVRDEFIKKFKLSEDKSGLYVFDLCFNFPNEGLVKVEVPELIFHFHGADLYLPTKNYMIEDKKNRVMCLGIFPSKDLSMFGALQQQNVLVIHDLKEETLSFLPTECDQL from the coding sequence ATGCCATCAAACATTCCATTCTATTCGTTGTTACTAGTGGTATTACTAGCAACGCTAGCCTTATTTGTTTCTCCAACGCATTTAACACcccaacaagaacaagaacatcaaaatcaaaagcaGAAGAATAGTGGCTTTAGGGTGAAGCTCAAGCAAGTCGATTCAGGTAAGAACTTGACGCAGTTTGAGCGAATACAAGATGGGATAAAGCGTGGACAACACAGACTACAAAAGATCACAAATAGATCGTCATACCATGATTTACGTGCAATTTCAAGTCCAGTTAGTCCTCGAGATGTAAGCATTTTCTCCATAGAGTTCTCAATTGGTACGCCACGAAAGACCCAATCAGTATTGTTGGACACTGGGAGTGACTTGCTATGGATTCAATGCGAGCCTTGTATTAATTGTTATAAACAAAATAATCCGATTTTTTATCCGAATCAATCATTGAGTTTCATTAATTTGTCATCTTCAAGTGAATTATGTAAAGCATTGCCGGAACTAGTACCCACTGATGAGGGGTGTGAGTATTACTATAAATATCTTAAAGGCTCTTACACAAGTGGAATTATGGCTCGTGAGAACTTTACATTTGGAGATGTTATTGTTCCAAATATTGGGTTTGGTTGTGGAGTAGACAATGAAGGACGTGGCTTCTCACCAGGGTCTGGTATTGTTGGTCTTGGTCGCGGACTCTTATCGCTTGTTTCGCAGCTAAAAGAGACTAAGTTCGCTTACTGCTTGCCCTCCTTTGACGACCCCAATAATAGTGGTACACTTTGGATTGGTTCACTTGAAAGAATCTTAATCGGTGAACTCAAAACAACTCCTTTGATTGGTAACTGGTTCGAGCCATCTCATTATTATATTTCACTTAGAGGAATCTCAATTGGTGGCACTAAAATAAACATCGAGAAATCAATAGCACTTAAAGATGATGGCACTGGTGGTATATTCATAGACTCAGGGACACCGGTAACCCATTTAGAAGAGAATGCTTATGGTTTGGTAAGAGATGAgttcataaaaaaattcaagctTTCTGAGGACAAGTCTGGCTTGTACGTGTTCGATCTCTGCTTTAATTTTCCCAATGAGGGATTGGTCAAAGTGGAGGTCCCTGAAttgatatttcattttcatggaGCAGATTTGTATTTGCCAACAAAGAATTATATGATTGAAGATAAGAAAAATCGAGTTATGTGCTTGGGTATATTTCCTTCAAAGGACTTATCTATGTTTGGTGCTCTTCAGCAGCAAAACGTGTTGGTGATCCATGATCTTAAGGAGGAGACCTTATCATTTCTTCCTACAGAATGTGATCAGTTGTGA